From the genome of Leptospiraceae bacterium, one region includes:
- a CDS encoding helix-turn-helix domain-containing protein, producing the protein MKKEQYKELFSHLGVTQRGFSREFNIPPSTLSETVNGKIKSLPAEVVYRLHREKGINLDWLMKGEGEMIEWKNTESLTVEEIELFQEVRKDPKLLDTLKDIIKALKEKYK; encoded by the coding sequence ATGAAAAAAGAACAATATAAAGAGCTGTTTTCCCATCTGGGGGTAACACAAAGAGGTTTTTCAAGAGAATTTAATATTCCCCCCTCTACTTTGAGCGAAACCGTAAACGGAAAAATAAAATCTTTACCCGCTGAGGTTGTTTACAGGCTCCATAGAGAAAAGGGAATTAATCTCGATTGGCTAATGAAGGGAGAGGGCGAGATGATTGAATGGAAAAATACTGAGTCCTTAACCGTTGAAGAAATTGAACTATTTCAAGAAGTTCGGAAAGATCCAAAGCTTTTAGATACATTAAAAGATATTATTAAGGCATTGAAAGAAAAATATAAGTAA
- a CDS encoding ATP-dependent helicase produces MSINYTQEQKSAIETLDEHLQIIACAGSGKTGVVTERIVSILKKKQDIKPGNIVAFTFTEKAAGELKDRIYKRVKSTFGEDYLGMAEMYIGTIHGFCLNLLQDHYAEYNKYQVLNEVRTKLFIDKNASKFGFTKLKSSTGKFMKPYLDTNIFISLMSILRESDIEEHTLPEEFKEILINYNKTFESKFYLDFTMIMEKAIYHLKNDSALQKKVKHRVKYLTVDEYQDINPIQEKLIRILYDLGANICVVGDDDQTIYQWRGSEIKNILTFKERYNKPKAIYLVDNFRSSSAIIDIAKRVINKNAERMPKEMKYKNQEFKYSEADTVYKEFESDVQEFGFIADRIIELKKAGMNYSDMAILIRIKKIGASLIQTLDMLSIPYVIEGVNELFDTTEVKACVGIYHFLEKKIERSDLINLWLSLQPKYKKLNNEKLIEAIDKLEKIEITKDAHYYSFNLQQIFHDFIDDLELKEEENEKEPELEIILYNLGKFSQVIDDFESINYMSRPTDKLKYFNKFLEYTAESYYPEGHLQNVYLRPDAVRIMTVHQSKGLEFPVVFVPTLTKNYFPIAKHGGLSVWHFLDRSLVKNQERYESGNLEDERRLFYVAVTRAKKFLFLTRAIYGDKRKSREVSTFLIEAKKSAYLLEYDNRMNYKARTDLVNLKLEPPEIVLNFSVLSDFYHCPYRYKMTYFYGFVQPLSPRLGYGRSLHDIVMKIHRTYEAEGEVNKKELPEMIEGNFYLPYADPLINKNLKEKAIKSINGYYDENYNDFSKILFSEKEIEIDFANRIRVTGRMDLVKRQDLDGERTFIVDFKTADREAYLHVNEEQLKIYALGYQKLSGEKADYIEFYNLDNNDRDPKRLSNEEMLHTEKLIVDAANEIRSDHLPKTCSKEKCSKCYMSHLCLHKILKSKYEFKKQKAN; encoded by the coding sequence ATGAGTATAAATTATACACAAGAGCAAAAATCAGCAATAGAAACATTAGATGAGCACCTGCAAATCATTGCTTGTGCAGGTTCTGGAAAAACCGGAGTTGTAACAGAACGAATTGTTAGCATTCTTAAGAAAAAACAAGATATAAAACCAGGTAATATTGTTGCCTTTACATTTACAGAAAAAGCTGCCGGTGAATTAAAAGATAGAATTTATAAACGAGTTAAATCTACTTTTGGAGAAGATTATCTGGGAATGGCTGAAATGTATATAGGTACAATTCATGGTTTCTGTTTAAATTTGCTTCAAGACCATTACGCTGAATATAACAAATATCAAGTTTTGAACGAAGTTCGAACAAAATTGTTTATTGATAAAAATGCTTCTAAATTTGGTTTTACAAAACTAAAAAGTTCAACAGGTAAATTCATGAAGCCTTACCTGGATACAAATATTTTTATAAGCCTCATGTCTATCTTACGCGAAAGTGATATTGAAGAGCACACACTTCCGGAAGAATTTAAAGAAATACTCATCAATTATAACAAAACATTTGAATCAAAATTTTATTTAGATTTTACAATGATAATGGAAAAAGCAATCTATCATTTAAAAAACGATTCAGCCTTACAAAAGAAAGTAAAGCATAGAGTAAAATATTTAACTGTAGATGAGTATCAAGATATTAACCCAATACAGGAAAAACTTATTAGAATTCTTTATGATTTGGGAGCCAATATTTGTGTTGTTGGGGATGATGATCAAACCATTTATCAATGGAGAGGAAGTGAAATTAAAAATATACTCACTTTTAAAGAGAGATATAACAAACCAAAAGCTATTTATTTGGTAGATAACTTTAGAAGTTCTTCTGCTATAATAGATATTGCGAAACGTGTTATTAATAAAAATGCAGAAAGAATGCCAAAAGAGATGAAGTATAAAAACCAAGAATTTAAGTATTCTGAAGCAGACACTGTTTATAAAGAATTTGAATCGGATGTGCAAGAATTCGGTTTTATTGCAGATAGGATAATAGAATTAAAGAAAGCCGGAATGAACTATTCTGATATGGCTATCCTCATTCGTATAAAAAAAATAGGTGCCTCTCTTATTCAAACACTGGATATGTTAAGTATTCCCTATGTAATTGAAGGTGTTAATGAACTTTTTGATACTACTGAAGTTAAAGCCTGTGTAGGCATATATCACTTTTTAGAAAAGAAGATTGAAAGAAGTGATTTAATTAATCTCTGGTTGTCTTTACAACCTAAATATAAAAAACTAAACAATGAAAAACTTATTGAGGCTATCGATAAATTAGAAAAAATTGAAATTACGAAAGATGCTCATTACTATTCTTTCAACCTACAACAAATATTTCATGATTTCATTGATGATTTAGAATTAAAAGAAGAGGAGAATGAGAAAGAACCAGAACTGGAAATTATTTTATATAATCTCGGAAAGTTCAGTCAGGTTATTGATGATTTTGAATCTATAAATTACATGTCAAGACCCACGGATAAGTTGAAATATTTTAATAAGTTCTTAGAATATACAGCAGAAAGTTACTACCCGGAAGGTCATTTACAAAATGTTTATTTACGTCCTGATGCAGTGAGAATCATGACTGTTCACCAATCAAAAGGACTGGAATTTCCGGTTGTATTTGTTCCTACACTCACTAAAAACTATTTTCCCATAGCAAAACATGGTGGTCTTTCTGTCTGGCATTTCTTAGATAGAAGTTTAGTGAAAAATCAGGAGAGATATGAATCCGGGAATTTGGAGGATGAAAGGAGATTATTTTATGTTGCAGTTACCAGAGCAAAGAAATTTCTTTTCTTGACCAGAGCCATTTATGGAGATAAAAGAAAATCCAGAGAAGTTTCTACCTTCCTTATTGAAGCAAAAAAATCGGCTTACCTTCTTGAATATGATAATAGAATGAATTACAAGGCAAGAACTGACCTGGTTAATTTAAAACTTGAACCACCAGAAATTGTTTTAAACTTTTCCGTATTGAGTGATTTTTACCACTGCCCTTATCGCTATAAAATGACTTATTTTTATGGTTTTGTTCAACCACTTTCACCACGATTAGGTTATGGACGTTCTTTACATGATATTGTTATGAAAATTCATCGTACCTATGAAGCAGAAGGTGAAGTCAATAAAAAAGAATTACCAGAAATGATTGAGGGAAACTTTTATTTGCCCTATGCAGATCCTCTCATTAACAAAAACCTAAAGGAAAAAGCTATAAAATCAATTAATGGGTACTATGATGAAAACTATAATGACTTTTCAAAAATTCTTTTTTCTGAAAAAGAAATTGAAATAGATTTTGCTAATCGAATTCGAGTCACTGGAAGAATGGATTTAGTGAAAAGACAGGACTTAGATGGTGAAAGAACTTTTATTGTGGATTTCAAAACAGCCGATAGGGAAGCTTATTTGCATGTGAATGAGGAGCAATTAAAAATTTATGCATTAGGTTATCAAAAACTCAGTGGAGAAAAAGCAGATTATATTGAGTTTTATAATCTTGATAATAATGATAGGGATCCAAAACGTTTAAGCAATGAAGAAATGCTTCATACTGAGAAGCTAATTGTAGATGCTGCTAATGAAATTCGTTCAGATCATCTTCCAAAAACCTGTTCAAAAGAAAAATGCTCAAAATGTTATATGTCGCATTTATGTTTACATAAAATTTTGAAGTCCAAATATGAATTCAAAAAACAAAAGGCAAATTAA
- a CDS encoding PD-(D/E)XK nuclease family transposase, which translates to MTKDLEIHIIELPRFKGNLETLETELENWVYLLREAGQLKEREMSDLKIKNPVIREAVEALQDISLDNKTRNYYEMRLKAARDYEAMKDYAYKEGRKSGFEAGIEEGIEKGIEKGIQQERLLAEKKIEKERKRAERAEHKGKLRTAINLKKMNLSIQAISTATELREAYLEKFFKKVASD; encoded by the coding sequence TTGACGAAGGACCTTGAAATTCATATAATAGAACTACCCAGGTTCAAAGGGAATCTTGAAACCCTTGAGACAGAACTGGAAAACTGGGTATACCTTTTACGAGAAGCGGGACAGCTAAAGGAAAGAGAGATGAGCGATTTAAAAATCAAAAACCCTGTAATTCGAGAGGCTGTTGAAGCTCTTCAGGATATTTCTCTGGACAACAAGACCCGGAATTACTATGAAATGCGCCTGAAAGCCGCTCGTGATTATGAGGCTATGAAAGACTATGCTTATAAAGAGGGGAGGAAGAGCGGTTTTGAAGCAGGAATTGAAGAGGGAATAGAAAAAGGAATAGAAAAAGGAATACAACAGGAACGCCTTCTGGCAGAGAAAAAAATTGAGAAAGAGCGAAAACGCGCAGAAAGAGCCGAGCATAAAGGTAAACTCAGGACTGCGATCAATTTAAAGAAAATGAATCTTTCCATTCAGGCCATTTCCACTGCTACCGAACTCCGGGAAGCCTATTTGGAAAAGTTTTTTAAAAAAGTGGCCAGCGATTAG
- a CDS encoding site-specific DNA-methyltransferase produces the protein MSEKLLEFKKVLEEIFEMDKSDLDFGIYRIINQKREQVNEFLDKDLLPQVKEELKTFQAKEISKEENEIFSHLATFFRRYYEGGDFISKRRYKEGVYAIPYEGEEVKLYWANHDQYYIKTSENLTNFAFKLSSGKRIHFRIVDGEMNKDNNKTEQGKDRLFVLDKKNPLNIEEEDIYINFIYQLAEKKEKQTDLNKEAAKKILKLKEIKEYEEELSKYFPTEKNKTRTLLEKQLNEFTSRYSFDYFIHKDLGGFLRRELDFYIKNEVMFLDDLDTENEIPAENYLVKIKIIKRIGYKIISFLEQLENFQKKLWLKKKFVVETNYCITLNQILEEYHSEILSNKAQIEEWKKLGFIEDNKKPKALPNLVVDTKFLSKELKEKILQTIENLDEKTNGTLIHSENFQALSLLQERYKEQINCIHIDPPYNTATSGFLYKNNYQHSSWLTMKLNVSKKAANLLNEYSIAVTHIDENEVERLNLLYDSIGLSNSGTLIWDKGMPNSGSKGIANQHEYVLFRDKGNHQIRVEKKNIDVINKKIQELIKINKDINKEVISSFRKWLKSQPNFSKSEYTYDQFDETGKAFRSDNMSATDKRQNKKFHIPIKHPITAEDCPVPSNGWRYTPESIESLLKENLILFGSDHLTMPRKKTYLESTSDSQMPSIYKSGFRGKNTLDALNLEFPFAHSIEFYNYILDACSNKEYAILDYFAGSGTTGHAVINLNREDGGNRKYILVEMGEYFDTVLKPRIQKVIFAPKWKNGKPVIEDDSEKLIKDSNQSKEEGHIFKYMRLESYEDTLNNLDLKDTGLFGSSSREEREEYMLKYLLDLETKDSSSLLKINGFYNPFNYKMKIIKNNEIREEVIDLVETFNYLIGLKVEKIYPKETLTAISEKDNKTSIEFTYQIITGRTLQNEKVFIVWRTIPGEPIPCDTTLKEYLSKNFKLKDFDKIFINGDTTINGALLTEEYFKKEMFNVQDV, from the coding sequence ATGTCCGAAAAATTATTAGAGTTTAAAAAAGTTTTAGAAGAAATCTTTGAAATGGATAAGTCCGATTTAGACTTTGGGATTTATAGAATTATTAATCAAAAACGGGAACAAGTTAATGAATTTTTAGATAAAGATTTACTCCCCCAGGTTAAAGAAGAATTAAAGACTTTTCAAGCTAAAGAAATAAGCAAAGAAGAAAACGAAATATTCTCTCATCTGGCAACGTTCTTTCGCAGATACTATGAAGGTGGAGATTTCATTTCAAAACGTCGCTATAAAGAAGGTGTATATGCTATTCCCTACGAAGGGGAAGAAGTAAAACTTTATTGGGCAAATCATGATCAATATTATATTAAAACTTCAGAAAATTTAACTAATTTTGCTTTTAAACTTTCCTCCGGTAAGCGGATTCATTTTCGCATTGTTGACGGAGAAATGAATAAGGATAATAACAAAACCGAACAGGGAAAAGACAGACTTTTTGTTCTCGATAAAAAAAATCCTCTCAACATAGAGGAAGAGGATATTTATATTAACTTTATTTACCAGCTTGCAGAAAAAAAAGAAAAGCAAACTGATCTAAATAAAGAAGCTGCTAAGAAAATTCTTAAACTAAAAGAAATAAAAGAATATGAAGAAGAACTTTCTAAATACTTTCCTACTGAAAAAAATAAGACTCGAACTCTTTTAGAAAAACAATTGAATGAGTTTACTTCAAGGTATTCATTTGATTATTTCATTCATAAAGACCTGGGTGGATTTCTGAGAAGGGAACTTGATTTTTACATCAAAAATGAAGTCATGTTTCTGGATGATCTGGATACGGAAAATGAAATTCCAGCAGAGAACTATTTAGTAAAAATTAAAATTATAAAAAGAATTGGCTATAAAATTATTAGTTTCTTGGAGCAGTTAGAGAACTTCCAGAAGAAACTCTGGTTAAAAAAGAAGTTCGTTGTAGAAACGAATTATTGCATAACATTAAATCAGATTCTGGAAGAATACCATAGTGAAATTTTAAGTAATAAAGCACAGATTGAAGAATGGAAAAAACTTGGTTTTATAGAAGATAATAAAAAACCAAAAGCCTTACCCAATCTTGTTGTGGATACAAAGTTCTTATCAAAAGAACTGAAAGAAAAGATTTTACAAACCATAGAAAATTTAGATGAAAAAACCAATGGAACTCTCATTCACTCTGAAAACTTTCAAGCATTGAGTTTATTACAGGAAAGATATAAAGAACAGATTAATTGTATTCATATAGATCCACCTTATAATACAGCAACAAGTGGATTTTTGTATAAAAACAATTACCAACATTCAAGTTGGCTGACAATGAAACTAAATGTGTCAAAAAAAGCTGCTAATTTATTAAATGAATATTCTATAGCTGTAACCCATATCGATGAAAATGAAGTTGAACGACTAAATTTGCTCTATGATTCTATTGGACTGTCTAATTCTGGCACATTAATTTGGGATAAAGGTATGCCCAATTCTGGATCTAAAGGAATAGCGAATCAGCATGAATATGTTTTATTTCGAGATAAAGGAAATCATCAAATAAGAGTCGAAAAAAAAAATATTGATGTAATAAATAAAAAAATCCAAGAGCTAATAAAAATAAATAAAGATATAAATAAGGAAGTTATAAGTTCTTTTAGAAAATGGTTAAAATCTCAACCAAACTTTTCTAAATCAGAGTATACTTATGATCAATTTGATGAAACAGGGAAGGCATTTCGCTCTGATAATATGAGTGCAACTGACAAGCGCCAAAATAAAAAGTTCCATATTCCAATAAAACATCCTATAACAGCTGAAGACTGTCCTGTCCCGAGTAATGGATGGAGATATACTCCAGAATCAATAGAAAGTCTTTTAAAAGAAAATCTTATTTTATTTGGTAGTGATCACTTAACTATGCCACGAAAAAAAACATATCTTGAATCTACATCAGATAGTCAGATGCCTTCAATTTATAAAAGTGGCTTTAGAGGTAAAAATACTTTAGATGCCCTAAACTTAGAATTTCCATTTGCTCACTCTATAGAGTTTTATAATTATATTTTAGACGCATGCTCAAATAAAGAATATGCAATCCTCGACTACTTTGCTGGCTCAGGTACCACCGGTCATGCAGTGATAAATCTGAACAGGGAAGATGGAGGAAATCGAAAATACATCCTCGTTGAAATGGGAGAATATTTTGATACTGTATTAAAACCCAGAATTCAAAAAGTAATTTTTGCTCCTAAATGGAAGAATGGAAAACCGGTTATAGAGGATGATTCAGAAAAACTTATAAAAGATTCTAACCAATCTAAAGAAGAAGGCCATATTTTTAAATACATGCGTCTTGAGTCTTATGAGGATACTTTAAATAACCTTGATTTAAAAGATACAGGATTATTTGGTTCTTCTTCTCGTGAAGAAAGAGAAGAATACATGCTAAAGTATTTACTCGATTTGGAAACAAAAGATAGTTCCTCTCTACTAAAAATAAATGGTTTTTATAATCCATTCAATTACAAAATGAAAATCATTAAAAACAACGAAATCCGGGAAGAAGTTATCGATCTTGTGGAAACCTTTAATTATCTCATAGGACTAAAAGTAGAAAAAATTTATCCAAAAGAAACCCTTACTGCTATATCTGAGAAAGATAACAAAACCAGTATTGAGTTTACCTATCAAATAATCACAGGAAGAACGCTACAGAATGAAAAAGTATTCATAGTATGGCGGACAATTCCCGGAGAACCAATTCCCTGTGATACTACATTAAAAGAGTATTTAAGTAAAAATTTTAAATTAAAAGATTTTGATAAAATATTTATAAATGGTGACACCACAATAAACGGAGCATTACTTACGGAAGAATATTTTAAGAAAGAAATGTTTAATGTACAGGATGTTTAA
- a CDS encoding IS1182 family transposase, with the protein MNYIQGTSREQIVLYSECLDNVIKEDSPVRVIDAYVDNLDLKKLGFKIPKLETGKPPYNPHDLLKIYLYGYIERIRSSRKLEKECNRNQELRWLTKNLAPDFKTIADFRKNNKDGIKNIFKEFLFFCKKMNLLTLSIVGIDGTKLRAQNGQNNVFKRERIENIEQNIKSKIQEYLEELELNDISEANELNLKDGDEARDVLNKLKRLTKYNDKVKGIRELFENDPELQVYFANDTDSRFQSDKGKIRPGYNAQTAVDNTNKLIIANDVSQKSNDLEQMTPMIEKVQSIKEELKIENETNAVMDSGYFSEKEIMNNKDKSGINIIVPDTKSALDSNNKRECKSNPDKLPAKGYEIQDFVYDKERDIYVCPAGKELNRQNENPRQTSYGIYVNEYKCKECKDCFHRAKCTNSKTGRTIRVSINRETMDDFKKEMGNEENKKLIRKRKEIVEHPFGTIKRNLGFTYFIQKGIRSVQAEFSFICFAYNFKRVINILGIRAFIDAVNAK; encoded by the coding sequence ATGAATTATATACAAGGAACTTCTCGAGAACAGATAGTATTATACAGTGAATGTTTGGATAACGTCATAAAAGAAGATAGTCCGGTAAGGGTTATTGATGCCTATGTTGATAATCTCGATCTTAAAAAATTAGGTTTTAAAATTCCAAAGTTAGAAACAGGTAAACCACCATATAATCCACATGATTTACTAAAAATATATTTATACGGATATATAGAACGAATCCGAAGTAGCAGAAAATTAGAGAAGGAATGTAATAGAAACCAGGAACTTAGGTGGTTAACAAAGAATCTCGCCCCGGATTTTAAGACAATAGCTGATTTTCGAAAAAATAATAAAGATGGAATAAAAAATATCTTCAAAGAGTTTTTATTCTTTTGCAAGAAAATGAATCTACTAACTCTTTCAATAGTTGGAATTGATGGAACGAAGCTAAGAGCACAGAACGGACAAAATAATGTATTTAAAAGAGAGCGTATTGAAAATATCGAGCAAAATATAAAATCCAAAATACAGGAATATTTGGAGGAATTAGAATTGAATGATATTTCCGAAGCAAATGAACTAAATCTTAAAGATGGAGATGAAGCCAGGGATGTATTAAATAAACTAAAAAGACTAACGAAATACAATGATAAAGTGAAAGGGATTCGGGAATTATTTGAAAACGACCCGGAACTACAGGTCTATTTTGCTAACGACACAGATTCAAGATTTCAAAGTGACAAAGGAAAAATTCGTCCTGGATATAATGCCCAAACTGCAGTGGATAATACAAATAAGTTGATTATTGCAAATGATGTATCGCAAAAGTCAAATGACCTGGAACAAATGACTCCTATGATTGAAAAAGTCCAGTCGATAAAAGAAGAACTTAAAATAGAAAATGAGACAAATGCAGTAATGGATTCCGGATATTTTAGTGAAAAAGAAATAATGAATAATAAAGATAAATCGGGGATAAATATTATAGTACCAGATACCAAATCTGCACTGGATAGTAATAATAAGCGTGAATGTAAAAGTAATCCTGATAAACTTCCTGCAAAAGGATATGAAATCCAGGATTTTGTTTATGATAAAGAGCGGGATATATACGTATGTCCGGCAGGAAAAGAATTAAATAGACAAAATGAAAATCCAAGACAGACGTCATACGGGATTTATGTAAATGAGTATAAATGTAAGGAATGTAAAGATTGTTTTCATAGAGCAAAATGTACCAATAGTAAAACTGGACGAACTATTCGGGTCTCGATAAACCGAGAGACAATGGATGATTTTAAAAAAGAGATGGGGAACGAGGAAAATAAAAAGCTAATTCGTAAACGTAAGGAGATTGTGGAACACCCATTTGGCACTATAAAGAGAAATTTGGGGTTCACTTACTTTATACAAAAAGGAATTAGAAGCGTTCAGGCCGAATTTAGTTTCATATGTTTTGCTTATAATTTTAAAAGAGTCATAAATATTCTGGGAATAAGGGCTTTTATAGATGCTGTAAATGCAAAATAG
- a CDS encoding type II toxin-antitoxin system RelE/ParE family toxin: MENEDKKEETYRFEPEAKKDLEDSYLWYEKQREGLGLEFANEVFDAAEKLGKKRGESTVETHSNASPTVKKTKLKRFPFSLYYVLKETLISIVAVWHDRRNPESLKNRK; encoded by the coding sequence ATGGAAAATGAAGACAAAAAGGAAGAGACTTACCGGTTTGAACCGGAAGCCAAGAAAGACCTGGAAGATTCCTATCTCTGGTATGAGAAACAGAGAGAAGGTTTGGGCTTAGAATTTGCTAACGAGGTTTTTGATGCAGCCGAAAAGCTGGGAAAAAAGAGGGGAGAGAGCACTGTAGAAACGCATAGCAATGCATCTCCTACTGTGAAGAAAACAAAATTGAAGCGTTTTCCTTTCTCCCTCTACTATGTTCTCAAAGAAACCCTGATTTCGATAGTTGCCGTCTGGCATGACAGGCGAAACCCGGAATCCTTGAAAAACAGAAAATAA
- a CDS encoding Uma2 family endonuclease, producing the protein METDSVELQIPRQYRITDEVIKNLQILNHDLIIDFVRENGVIIKPKIPEFASHKYIDLKFPEGFFPSESFDELYETNDHRFRFEQVGEAIRIKMGFGSVIGLITMAIGASLYIWTKKTKLGRVRSDQSEFEFYNEETKVLEKRIPDVSYISFEKASEKEQKSWGTGKIKIAPTLSIEIVSSKYGLKPALWKMQHVWIRFGTDIGVVVCPFSKKLYIFEKGKSSHREQSIYQKFTHPLLPDYEGDFSEYVDEIPD; encoded by the coding sequence ATGGAAACAGATAGTGTTGAGCTGCAAATTCCCCGGCAATATAGGATTACAGATGAAGTAATCAAAAACCTTCAAATTCTAAACCATGACTTAATCATAGATTTTGTAAGGGAAAATGGTGTGATTATAAAGCCAAAAATTCCGGAATTTGCGAGCCATAAATACATCGATCTGAAGTTTCCTGAGGGCTTTTTTCCATCGGAGAGTTTTGATGAGCTATATGAAACCAATGACCACCGGTTTAGGTTTGAACAGGTAGGGGAGGCGATACGAATAAAGATGGGTTTTGGAAGTGTAATTGGTTTAATCACAATGGCAATTGGTGCATCTCTTTATATCTGGACTAAAAAGACAAAGCTCGGCAGGGTGCGTTCCGATCAGTCTGAATTTGAGTTTTATAATGAAGAAACAAAAGTTCTGGAAAAAAGAATCCCGGATGTTTCTTATATTAGTTTTGAAAAAGCAAGTGAAAAGGAGCAGAAGTCATGGGGCACCGGTAAAATTAAAATAGCACCTACTTTGAGTATTGAAATAGTTTCTTCCAAATATGGCCTGAAGCCCGCTCTATGGAAAATGCAACATGTATGGATCCGGTTCGGAACTGATATTGGTGTTGTTGTCTGTCCTTTTTCTAAAAAGCTATACATTTTTGAGAAAGGTAAATCTTCTCACAGAGAGCAGAGCATCTACCAGAAATTTACCCATCCACTTCTCCCCGATTATGAAGGTGATTTTAGTGAATATGTAGATGAGATACCGGATTGA